The proteins below come from a single Chryseobacterium nepalense genomic window:
- a CDS encoding ABC transporter permease: MEIKEENIINIHNFLPHRDPMLMADYIMELTKEKVVTSFEIQQNNIFVHNNEFAEAGLIENLAQTCSSILGQSFFENPDTDTKVIGFITSIKKIEVHALPKVGDKIISRASLISQFGNICNIFCETFHNDQLLIRAEINLFIQEVKS; this comes from the coding sequence ATGGAAATCAAGGAAGAAAACATCATCAACATCCACAATTTTCTCCCGCATCGCGACCCGATGCTGATGGCAGACTATATCATGGAACTGACTAAAGAAAAAGTGGTAACTTCCTTTGAGATTCAGCAAAACAATATTTTTGTACACAATAACGAATTTGCTGAAGCCGGCCTTATTGAAAATCTTGCACAAACCTGTTCTTCAATTCTGGGACAAAGTTTTTTTGAGAATCCTGACACAGATACCAAAGTGATTGGCTTTATTACCTCCATCAAAAAAATAGAAGTGCATGCACTCCCAAAAGTAGGTGATAAAATTATTTCCAGAGCCTCGCTCATTTCACAATTCGGGAATATATGCAATATCTTTTGCGAAACTTTTCATAATGACCAGCTTTTGATCAGAGCTGAAATCAATTTGTTTATTCAAGAAGTAAAAAGCTAA